One Glycine max cultivar Williams 82 chromosome 1, Glycine_max_v4.0, whole genome shotgun sequence genomic window, GCTTGAGGCTGTAGGCATTTGGACCAGTCAATAAATCAGAATCAAAAGTGATTTTCACTCGTCCCTTCTGGATAATGTACAATGCAAGGACTTCATTCTGCAAAGACATACTGAATATCATTAGGAAAGGAACAGAAAATAAATGGACAAAAGCAACCAAGCAAAAGCTTACTTTGTCTATTATTGTCTGCCCATTTGAGAAGGAAACTTCAGAAAGGGAGTCAGAAATCTGACTGAGTTGTAAAATTGACAACCTTGAAAGGAGATCTACAGACCGAAGCAACTTCAATGATGACAAGTTAGAGAATTCTGACATTAAAATCCCTCGAAAATCTTCTCGTTTTAAAGCCCAAAGAGTTCCTTTTGTTACAGCACGTACAGAAGCCTGGAGGGGTTTATTATACCTGTAATGCCATTTTGGGAAAAACAATATGTTAAAAATCTGCAAGGCAAAAAAACTAGTATTGTCATGGCAGCTACATCTGAAAAAATATAAGACATAAACAtgactttaaattaaaaaaacaacctCACTAAACCTTTACTATTGTGTCAAGACTCACCCTCATAAAAATGGCTTCACATAAtgccaacaaaaaagaaaaataaaattgcaaaagcATCATATTAAGTGCTTAAAATTGGGTTgggaaatttatataatatttcccATATTCTGGAATATTGCAATTATAGTTAAACTTTATATGCCTGTCCAGATAACAGTCCTCAACAAAATCAATTCCTAATCTAGAGGAAACTTGAATTGCCTCACAGCAAGATGTTTCTCATGCCAAAAAGAACTACTTCAATTTAGCAGAAGAACCACAAGAAGGTAAAAAGTATGATTGAGTGACTAACATTAGAGCAAGTTCTCCAAAGCATGAAAGTTTTTCAGCTGTGTAGCGCTGCAAAACCCTAGGTACCTCCCCATCTTTTTCTTCCTGCCATTGTAATAAAAGTTGAACAAGAAATGTAACACCCTCATTGACAATACAGAAACAAACCAAAATATCAGAAAAGAGTCAAAAGACCAGGTACAAGCAGCATTCATTATATGACCCTAGATCTTGAACCGAGATTTCATCTTGACTATACCAAGGGCAAAGCCAATTATAAGAGCTGAAGTGGTGGAGAGGggtttaaaaataacaaaaagctGGTTTTCAAAGAGGTTAAATCTTGGGGACCAACTTTATCATGAATGAAAAATTAGTGGCTTGGAAAGCTGAGAAGAAATATTTATAGAAGTTTTCGAAGCCTGCAGGTGCCACGACCCTTGCCTTTGCCTCTGGCTAGGATGATTTTCAATATTTTCCTAAATGAATATCTGTGGACCCATCACAAATCAATACTGCAATCAAATGACACAGTTTATAAACCTGAGTCGCCAAGACCTCAAATTCTCCACTACCAACAACATAAAAACAGTCACCTTCACCACCCTGCAAAGTATAACTATTGTCACAATTCtgcaataacaaatataaacaAAGCCAAAATAAAGAGAATTTCTTAACAAGATCCAAAGGCAAGTTCCAACTTCTTTTTCTGCCCCAGAAATCTACAAAGGTTGAAGAGTAATAGCAATCAAGAATTTTCAAGTTTCAATTAGAAAACTGACCTGTTTGACTATAATATCCCCAGGTTGGACCTCCACTCTTTGCATGCAATCCAATAAAACATGGCACTGAGAATCAGTAAGTTTTCGGAAGAGAAAATGATCATGCAACGCCTGCTCTATGTGTGCCTGGGGCATATGTAGATGAAGCGCCATCAAAGGTTCACAATTATTGAACTTTCCAATGGGAGAAACTAAATTTAATACTTTATACTAGCATACCAATGTTgttaatgttaattaaaaaaattaaaaccagaGGAGTTAAATAAATTGTAATAGCAAAAGATGAATAGGGGGTTTACTTCTTCTTCCCATGTCTTCCTATGGGCTGAAGATGGAGGAACCCAGGATTGACCATTTTCTAGGGAATTTTCAAGTGCTCGAAGGCGTGCCCTTGACAAGTCATGCCTTACACGATGGTTTCTAGCGCTCCAACCAAAGGTGGAAGGGGATTCTGAACCTGTCACCTCTACAACTTGAGGCACAGGGTTTCGCAAAACATCACCATAACTTGCTGACTGACCAACAGCAGACTAAATTGAAAGACTAGATTAGTTACTAAAAATGAACAAGGGAAAATGAATATGTGACGGTTTcttggaaaaaatataaatgaatagaagcaggaaaaaaaggaaaagtaccATACTTCAGTTAGTCCATTTACATGCACAATGATGACTGTAATGTCATCTGTACGAGTTTCATACTGCAGCCAGAGCCGATAAGATTCTGCCACAATTGCAGCACAAGCATCACGAGGATCTTTAAATTTCACAACCTAGAAACATAACGGCAATTAAGAGAcaaaatatgacttaaattgGATGATAAACCAAATCTAGGTTTAAAGttgctttaaattaaatttacaaaacCTAGTTTTAAGACCAAATACACATGTCACTTGGCCATCATTTACACGTATCATTGTCAGAAATCTATAAGGGTTTGCTTCATGATTCAATTTAGACTTTGGAAAGATAGGTTGCAAGGTCATTGATGTGTCAAACTAGTCTGTACATAAGAAATTTCTGACCAAGCTTCTATGAATGAAGGCATGCCCGGTACATTCCACATTAACAGGACAGCTTGACAATAATAAAGCACCTCGacggaaaaagaaaatatcattcccccaaaaaactgattttttaaTACCCTTATTTACCCTACATGAGGGAGAAAGATTTACTAGATAAACACATGCTTATGGCACTGAAATGGATTACCAAAAGcatcatgcaattaaataatttgtgtcTCAAAATTAAGTTTCAATTCATTCTTACACATTTCAATTATTAGACTTAATTATAGACAAGAATTAAGCCACAAAATATTAACCAATTTGAGCATAACCCATGACTAGTTGATTATTGCACTAATAACAGAAGATTAAATTCAACAATTTTAAAAGtgaaactaataaaattttaatacttgTCGGGACTATTGCAGTAGCATTGCACCCTCCTAAAAATCATTTCTCTCCTTGGAATCAACTTCAGTCACAAAATGGTGTGCTTGGTTTCAATTGGATAGTGTGCTTGCAATTCTACAAATGCCAATCTTGCTTGAAACATACAAACAGCTTCATAATGAAAAGACTAATTTCTCCCTCTTACtttgtaaattatataaaaaaaaataaaaaagccacAATATGTTTTGgtgaattatcactaaaagtgATTATTCCTAACAATACTCACTCAAAGGTTCCCATTATTAAATAAAGGTTTTGAGAGTATAAGGAATAATAAAGAGCTTTGGAACTGTGGCTTCTGATGCTGAAGTGTGGGGTATTTGGATGGAGTATAATTTCAATTTCCAGAATTATCAGCTGTAGATTTCTTTCTCCACGCCTTTATATGGAAAATTGTGTTTCCCATAACTGCCTTGTGGCTTTATTTATGCCCAGGAGTGAATATTCAAAAAGTCCCGAGTTGCAAAAGTTGATTCTCCTAATTTTAAGAAAGATTCCTAATCCCTAATTCCTAATTCTAATTCCAGAACCGAGAGAGACACAGTAACTAACATTAATTGTGCCAGATCGTGATTGCAACTGAAACGAAATAATAACCTAGCCACCAAACTTCTTTAGTAGACCAAAAAAGCAATTTTCAACAACAGAAaccccaaagaaaagaaaaataaaaagaaagagaaaggaatatTATTTGCCTTTGCACAAGAATAAAGCTGCCTTAAAAGAAAAGCAAGAGACATAACAATAAGGGAGATCTAGTCTTCCATACCATTTCAACCACAGTCTGGCTAGACAAAAACTCAAACACCCCATCACTGGCCAGCACAAAGAAAGGGTGATCCTGTGTGAGCtcaaacacaacaatctcaGGATTTGCCACAACCCCAATAGTCTCAGCAATGGAATCACCAATACTCCGCGTAAACGCCGTCCCCGGATACATCCCATTCGGCACCCACAACCTCGGAGGGTCACCATCATCACCTTCCTCAGTGCCCCAACACTGCACATCAGGGTTCTTCAACCCCTCAATCTGATCCATAGTAAGAACCCTCGCCCCACACATCTTCACCCTCTCCAGCTCATCACTCCTAAAAGGCGTCTGATCAATCGACAAATCAACGGCCACAACTTCCTTCCCTCTCCTCTCCGCGATCACCGCCCTCGAATCGCCGGAATTCGCCACGTATATCGTCCTCCCTCTCACCAGCACCGTAATCGCCGTCGTCCCGCTCATGCTGTCGTCCAAAACATCGTTGTGCAGCTGCGAATTCGTCGCTAAAAACGCCGCGTGACAAGCCTCAACAGGATCAGCACGGAATTTGGAGTTCCTGAGCAAATTCTCGCACAGTTTCCGCTTCACGAACTGAGAACACTGAGCTCCGAACTCGCCATGGCCGTCGAAGACGCCGAAGAAGTGGTCGTTAGGGCTCGTACCTGTACAGGTAAAAAGAACCTCACTCTCACTCACAATGAGAAAGAATCGAAGCATAGAACACACAGAAATAGAAACAGCGATAGAAAGACACAAAAATTTAACGAGAAACGATACCAAAAGGTGTGTGGATGCAGAAACTGTCTTGGTTAGCTTTATCGAGTGCATCGGGGTAGTAACCTCGTTGCGACAAGAACGAGTACCGCAATTCGAAGTTTCCGGAAGGAACATTCACGATTCGGGAACCGTCCGGTGGAAGAAACTGCGCGGAAACCCTAGCGAGTCTTCGGATTCCAGCTTCAGAGTCTCTGGTGATGCTCAATTGGTTCAATTGGTCTCTGATTTCGCCTTCTTCAACATCCGAAGAGGAAGGGGAGAAATTCACGACTTCGGCGACGTCGTTTCGCGCGATGGGGTCTCCGTTGATGCTGGAGCCTCTGCAATTGTCGCCTATGCAGACTCGCGAGTAAATGCAACCCATtgagaggagaagaagaaaaaaaatggaggaaACAACACTGGTGCTAAAATTGGCATCAAGGAGTTGGAGTAGAGAGAGACTAGTGTGGTGAACTAAAAGTTGcgtcctaattttttttatccatgcaaattaaaaatattatcaaaaaaatttataataaatcaccTATTATTACCTATTATTATGTGATTTAGGAGGAAGGAATTTTGAGAGGAGGGGGAGCCACAAATTCTTTGCAATAAATgagcatgatgatgatgatgatgatgcattTGGGAGATGAAATTAATGATGagtaattaaaagaaattatattgtCAATGTTGCAGTGTGGAGAAATTTGTGAAAATTGATAggttttgtgtttttggttggtttttcttaaaaatggtTGTTACTAATTGGAGTTTAGTTAGTTGATGGGGCGTGGTATTTGATGTAGTCGTGGATTGGATTGGATTTGGATGTGGCAAAAATGGTGTGGTTGGGTTAAAGAGAGAGAGtcaaaagaagaggaaaagggGAATTGATGAGAGAAGCAATTTTGGAAAGGGGCCAAGAGATGGCATTACCAGAATAGTGGCACTGTATGTAAGCCTACGGTTTATGATGAGAAACTTTACATGTTTGATTAAGTTTAGATACATGATTAGTTCTTTAGttaattcaaaaaaatcaaattttgtgaGACATACTTTGACTTCTAACATAAACTTAAAGATTCCAGTTCCCCTTATCATTAAGAATTATATGAGTAGGATGTAAATAAGTATGCATGATATGatctgttatttaattataaattataaattatcgtttgaattattttaaaaattaataaatttattatacataaaaaaattatgatgaaataattttatgaaaaattttacactataaatgtataactttttttctcaaattatatttattatatatttttcttaagagttaggtttagaaaaaaaaaagacgggTATTTTGTTATATGAACTTCAagtatgtaataaaaaaaaattaaaaaatatttaacccacagttattatatacttaaaattatcaattatatgTGTGTTTAGTTGTGTGTTTGGTTCTACTTCTCGGACTCGCATATTTCCAAATTAAGTATAGCTTTCTTCGATCATATCCCTGTCTACCAGTagtataagttaaaataattctgtatcaattattattttacgtaaaaaaaattaatcactaaaatgacaaaaatttgaattcctattattaaaaagaagaaaagtgcGCACTGCGCATAGGATGGTGGGGAGAGTGAGTGAACAGAAGAGTGAGGGTGTTGTGTGGAGACGTATCAGTGCATGTGTAAGGTCAGAGTCAGAGCTTTTGTTAACGTTTTCACgcgccaaacctgttccttcaTGATCACTACCTTTCATTATGCCCACCATATGTCCTCGTGTTTAACATTATATActagtatttttctttataatttaatttcatttaaatgataattttgttttaaaattaaagtgaaaattattattattattattattagtttttagtCATAAGAGTCAAATTTGTGTTccactaatatttttatatgttaactTATCTTTTTGTCATTTATGAACCATAAATTCCgggtttatttaatgaaaattttaactgCTTGTCACTGTTGTTACTAACAATGTATGTttgatttagtttattttttaaagaataattacttgtttttattaatttcttaaaataattttgaaaataaaaaaaaattataaaaaaatgatcattttaaagCATacactcattttttaaaaaggcataatttaatttcagtgaAAGTTTTTTCATTAGTTCATATTAATTTGTTTGAGTTTATACatctttttttattgagttgaattcataaaatttgatttacGTAATATTGATACTGCGTAATTCAAATAATtagttagaatttaaattttaaaaaattggtaagcattaaataaaaaatgattatatcaACAATGCTTATAATAAAATAGAGTatccttttcaaaaaaaatagagtatcaAAACTGGACCCGCTAAAAATTAGTTATCATGAAGTTCTATCATTCAGCAACCTTCGTAGGGTCATTAATTGATGGTTTCAGTGacagagttgttattttttcatcattttctgcATCATAATCCCTTCTTACAAGCTCTGCAATGAGTAGGATACACACACCATGATTGTTCCTGATCCAAGGATCCAGTGTATGTTTAGATTTAATTcaaaatgatgtgtaaaaattttgaaataaatctaGTGatctataaatttaattttacaaaagggtctaaatatttttatgaacttTATTTTGCTCCAAACTGATACATGTACCTGCTGATTCTAGCACTAACAATGCATGACCACAAGTGATTGATATCTGATAGCATTTAAGAAGTACTAGTATGGTAAAGAAGGATATCTAGGAAGTATGGTGTAGAAGACCATTTGGATCCACAATCATTCCTTATGACACATCATTTCCTTTTCTAGTTTCTTAGGTGGTCCCTCactttcttttttccctttcttctcTAACTTTAATGCTCatccatttatttataaaaaattatcatggaCACTTTATAGTGCATGAAGGATATTCTTGAATCAATTTAATTGAATACAAATTATAGCAACTGAATTGAAAAAGTGACCGATTATTATACGGAGTAgtactaattataaaaatcaatttcaaaatattataataatatctacATTATTCAAAATCATCTAATCTAATAAgctgcaaaatatttttaagcctAGACATGTTTTAAATTCCAATAAATACGactctatctatttttttacgaaatattttattattactttagatcttgataattttttgtgttattttttattctttaccaTTAACTATAATTAATCTAGTACGTTaacaaaataagaatattaatcTGTTTGGGCtgattggaaaattctttttttattaaatgcaaATATTTGAAACGAAacgtatttgataaaattggaattgaaataattttaactcaattttaaaatatttttacattcatttttaaaatttagacaaaataattattgaatttagttttattttaaaaaaaaaacattccctACATTTGacaatgattattattattattattactatcaaCGGTGTTACTGTCACCATCACTAATGTCATTATTGTTGTAATTGATTCAATAAACTCAATTCTACTAATAATTTTATcctttgtaaaataattattttatgttataactatttttaagaGTTAGTTGTTAGAGACTTAAGCCATATATAGCTTAAGATGCTCTTCTATTGGACATTGtgattagtttttgtttttcattgtaaatttttcattctcttGTAATTGGAAAAAGttgttcaatttaattattttggagTCTAAGCTTGTTGCGTATTACTCATTCTTGGCTCAACAAATTGGTGTAATGAGCGTGGATCTTGAGTTATGGGTTCGGCCATGTATAAGGGTTGAGAAGTTCACTAGTCAAAATGACTTTGGACTCTGGAGGTTGAAGATGAGCCCTTCTGGTATAGCAGGGTTTGGTGGAGGCTCTTGAAGGAGTGGTCAAGCTTGAGAAATCAATGTCAAGTACAATCACCATTATAGATGACAATGGGTAGAGTCTTATAGTATCTGTTCTCATAgtcgtatttaaaaaaaatgtccatACTTAGTCTCATACCCACATGGGTAACAACTTTAATCCATATCCTCGTACTCGTTGAGTTCTTATATACTCATACTTGCGCTGTGATCCACATTTTACTTATGTatgaagttaataaataaataaaaatatattaattaaaaaagttattacaaatagattaaaaatttattcttaattaagTAATCCAAACATAACTTAAAATACATTCACACATAATATTACATTCGGTCCcatatataagaaacaattacCTAATTCATCAAGATCAGTATAAGTggttagattaattaatttgtcataatttaatattattccaAGACTACTCATCACATTAAATGATTCAAGaggtgattattttttaaagataactttttAACCAATGagtatacattattttattgataactcaATAATTAATGCCCCCACTTTCATGGAGAAATTATGAATGTATATCATTAATAAACCTCATAATTGATTAGGGATAAAATGGAAATTTAACAATAAAGTAGCcttatgtttcttataatt contains:
- the LOC100799821 gene encoding protein phosphatase 2C and cyclic nucleotide-binding/kinase domain-containing protein isoform X1, encoding MHHHHHHHAHLLQRICGSPSSQNSFLLNHIIIGDNCRGSSINGDPIARNDVAEVVNFSPSSSDVEEGEIRDQLNQLSITRDSEAGIRRLARVSAQFLPPDGSRIVNVPSGNFELRYSFLSQRGYYPDALDKANQDSFCIHTPFGTSPNDHFFGVFDGHGEFGAQCSQFVKRKLCENLLRNSKFRADPVEACHAAFLATNSQLHNDVLDDSMSGTTAITVLVRGRTIYVANSGDSRAVIAERRGKEVVAVDLSIDQTPFRSDELERVKMCGARVLTMDQIEGLKNPDVQCWGTEEGDDGDPPRLWVPNGMYPGTAFTRSIGDSIAETIGVVANPEIVVFELTQDHPFFVLASDGVFEFLSSQTVVEMVVKFKDPRDACAAIVAESYRLWLQYETRTDDITVIIVHVNGLTESAVGQSASYGDVLRNPVPQVVEVTGSESPSTFGWSARNHRVRHDLSRARLRALENSLENGQSWVPPSSAHRKTWEEEAHIEQALHDHFLFRKLTDSQCHVLLDCMQRVEVQPGDIIVKQGGEGDCFYVVGSGEFEVLATQEEKDGEVPRVLQRYTAEKLSCFGELALMYNKPLQASVRAVTKGTLWALKREDFRGILMSEFSNLSSLKLLRSVDLLSRLSILQLSQISDSLSEVSFSNGQTIIDKNEVLALYIIQKGRVKITFDSDLLTGPNAYSLKPEIQNEDDAQSGKELSIEKPEGSYFGEWALLGENIGSLSAVAVGDVVCALLTKDKFESVIGSLQKISQEDHKSRDYSKELTTNYDFSSLDKVQLSDLEWRKTLYSTDCSEIGLANLRDSESLLTLKRFSKPKVKGLGKESQVLKEKILIKGMGSSACIPQVLCTCADRMYAGILLNTRLACPLSSILSSPFSESAAQFCAASVVIALEDLHKNGVLYRGVSPDVLMLEQTGHIQLVDFRFGKQLSGERTFTICGMADSLAPEIVLGKGHGFPADWWALGVLIYYMLRGEMPFGSWRENELDTVAKIAKRKLHLPETFSPEAVDLISKLLEVEESTRLGSQGPDSVKSHPWFNCIEWEGIRHHTFPVPQEIISRITQYLEVHSEDCSTGYLGSPLQEVKELNVPEWLEDW
- the LOC100799821 gene encoding protein phosphatase 2C and cyclic nucleotide-binding/kinase domain-containing protein isoform X2; this encodes MGCIYSRVCIGDNCRGSSINGDPIARNDVAEVVNFSPSSSDVEEGEIRDQLNQLSITRDSEAGIRRLARVSAQFLPPDGSRIVNVPSGNFELRYSFLSQRGYYPDALDKANQDSFCIHTPFGTSPNDHFFGVFDGHGEFGAQCSQFVKRKLCENLLRNSKFRADPVEACHAAFLATNSQLHNDVLDDSMSGTTAITVLVRGRTIYVANSGDSRAVIAERRGKEVVAVDLSIDQTPFRSDELERVKMCGARVLTMDQIEGLKNPDVQCWGTEEGDDGDPPRLWVPNGMYPGTAFTRSIGDSIAETIGVVANPEIVVFELTQDHPFFVLASDGVFEFLSSQTVVEMVVKFKDPRDACAAIVAESYRLWLQYETRTDDITVIIVHVNGLTESAVGQSASYGDVLRNPVPQVVEVTGSESPSTFGWSARNHRVRHDLSRARLRALENSLENGQSWVPPSSAHRKTWEEEAHIEQALHDHFLFRKLTDSQCHVLLDCMQRVEVQPGDIIVKQGGEGDCFYVVGSGEFEVLATQEEKDGEVPRVLQRYTAEKLSCFGELALMYNKPLQASVRAVTKGTLWALKREDFRGILMSEFSNLSSLKLLRSVDLLSRLSILQLSQISDSLSEVSFSNGQTIIDKNEVLALYIIQKGRVKITFDSDLLTGPNAYSLKPEIQNEDDAQSGKELSIEKPEGSYFGEWALLGENIGSLSAVAVGDVVCALLTKDKFESVIGSLQKISQEDHKSRDYSKELTTNYDFSSLDKVQLSDLEWRKTLYSTDCSEIGLANLRDSESLLTLKRFSKPKVKGLGKESQVLKEKILIKGMGSSACIPQVLCTCADRMYAGILLNTRLACPLSSILSSPFSESAAQFCAASVVIALEDLHKNGVLYRGVSPDVLMLEQTGHIQLVDFRFGKQLSGERTFTICGMADSLAPEIVLGKGHGFPADWWALGVLIYYMLRGEMPFGSWRENELDTVAKIAKRKLHLPETFSPEAVDLISKLLEVEESTRLGSQGPDSVKSHPWFNCIEWEGIRHHTFPVPQEIISRITQYLEVHSEDCSTGYLGSPLQEVKELNVPEWLEDW
- the LOC100799821 gene encoding protein phosphatase 2C and cyclic nucleotide-binding/kinase domain-containing protein isoform X3, with translation MHHHHHHHAHLLQRICGSPSSQNSFLLNHIIIGDNCRGSSINGDPIARNDVAEVVNFSPSSSDVEEGEIRDQLNQLSITRDSEAGIRRLARVSAQFLPPDGSRIVNVPSGNFELRYSFLSQRGYYPDALDKANQDSFCIHTPFGTSPNDHFFGVFDGHGEFGAQCSQFVKRKLCENLLRNSKFRADPVEACHAAFLATNSQLHNDVLDDSMSGTTAITVLVRGRTIYVANSGDSRAVIAERRGKEVVAVDLSIDQTPFRSDELERVKMCGARVLTMDQIEGLKNPDVQCWGTEEGDDGDPPRLWVPNGMYPGTAFTRSIGDSIAETIGVVANPEIVVFELTQDHPFFVLASDGVFEFLSSQTVVEMVVKFKDPRDACAAIVAESYRLWLQYETRTDDITVIIVHVNGLTESAVGQSASYGDVLRNPVPQVVEVTGSESPSTFGWSARNHRVRHDLSRARLRALENSLENGQSWVPPSSAHRKTWEEEAHIEQALHDHFLFRKLTDSQCHVLLDCMQRVEVQPGDIIVKQGGEGDCFYVVGSGEFEVLATQEEKDGEVPRVLQRYTAEKLSCFGELALMYNKPLQASVRAVTKGTLWALKREDFRGILMSEFSNLSSLKLLRSVDLLSRLSILQLSQISDSLSEVSFSNGQTIIDKNEVLALYIIQKGRVKITFDSDLLTGPNAYSLKPEIQNEDDAQSGKELSIEKPEGSYFGEWALLGENIGSLSAVAVGDVVCALLTKDKFESVIGSLQKISQEDHKSRDYSKELTTNYDFSSLDKVQLSDLEWRKTLYSTDCSEIGLANLRDSVCLL
- the LOC100799821 gene encoding protein phosphatase 2C and cyclic nucleotide-binding/kinase domain-containing protein isoform X4, whose protein sequence is MHHHHHHHAHLLQRICGSPSSQNSFLLNHIIIGDNCRGSSINGDPIARNDVAEVVNFSPSSSDVEEGEIRDQLNQLSITRDSEAGIRRLARVSAQFLPPDGSRIVNVPSGNFELRYSFLSQRGYYPDALDKANQDSFCIHTPFGTSPNDHFFGVFDGHGEFGAQCSQFVKRKLCENLLRNSKFRADPVEACHAAFLATNSQLHNDVLDDSMSGTTAITVLVRGRTIYVANSGDSRAVIAERRGKEVVAVDLSIDQTPFRSDELERVKMCGARVLTMDQIEGLKNPDVQCWGTEEGDDGDPPRLWVPNGMYPGTAFTRSIGDSIAETIGVVANPEIVVFELTQDHPFFVLASDGVFEFLSSQTVVEMVVKFKDPRDACAAIVAESYRLWLQYETRTDDITVIIVHVNGLTEVCLLLVSQQVMVMFCETLCLKL